GAATATGTCGAAATTCCGGTTTTTACCGGCATCGGTCACGCTCGGAATGCTGTTAACGTGCTTTCGTCGGAGGTGGTTGTTGCTATCGGACTAGGCCCCGGAACATCGTCGGAAGTGAGCATGGCTATCAAAATGAAAAAGCCCGTCATTCTCGCATGCATGGATGAGCCGGACGTGCAGTTTTTTAGTCGTTTAGGAGAAGTGGTTGCAGCCGGCACGCCGGAAGATATCGTAACTTTTATCAGGTATAAGTGCAACCAAAATGCTCATATTTAATATTGTTCCAAGTAAAAATTATTCTATCTTCGGAGCCGGATAAATAAATATGGGCGACCTAACCTCGTGTTCCCGTTTGGGGGAGGATTAGGTGAAAAAATCCATTCCGGACCTAACCGAGTATATGGGGCTGTGCACACCTGCAGCCCCACTACTTACACGTCTTTCTTTCCATTTTTGATTCTGTTCCCTTTTTTCAATAAATAATAGCCGGTTGCCAGAGACAGAATAATAAAGCCAATTCCCAGCATGGTTAGGCCTTTTGTGTCTGAGTAATCGAGCAACACGACTTTTCGGGCAACCGCAATGATAGCTACGAGCAGGATAATCTCGGCGTGGAAAATATTGTCTTTCAGGTAAACTTTCACTGTTTCAAATAATTCCAGTCCAATCAGGATGCTGAAAAATAAGCCAAAAACTGAATCGAGATGGTTGATGTCGAAAGCGATAGCATTCTCATGTGGTTCAATGAAAATTACTTTGAAAATCAGGACAGCGAACTCGAATACCGAGACGATGACGACGATTCCGAGAAGAAGAAGCATCGCCCAGATGACAAACCGTTCAAATTTTTCAATCAGTTGATTCATATTCAGTTTGTTTTCAGATGGGGTAGACATCGTTCACACAACAATTTTGGATAATTGGTAACTACATCGTTAAAGATAATGTTTTTAAACTGAGCTTTTTCTCCCTAAATATAGGTTTATACAACCTGTTCGGTAAAAAACACGCCCAATCCACAGGTGAAGAGCCATACGCCGTAAAGAGAATGTTCAATAATGCTGGCGACCAGTGATTTGGTTTCAATGTATCGTTTGGTGAAGAGAATGCCGCCGATAAACGTGAGAACAACGGCCAACCAGTTGTGAAAGATGATGTGGCCAAAGGCAAACATGGTGGCACTGGCCAGAATAATGGTGCTGTTGCTTTGAAACAGTTTCCGGTAGCGGTGAACAAAGAAAGCGCGGAAAGCAATATTTTGCGGAATGACAGAGAAAAGCGGGTAGGACACGAGTAGCCCTAACCAGAGCCACGGGTGATTTCTCGGTAGGTAAAACAGGTGATCCGGTTCCCAGAAATAGACGACCAACGTCATGAGTAATGCCACCGGAACAAAGTAGAGAAGGATGCGTCCGATAGACTTTCTGGCTTTTCCCCAGTTCCATAGTCGCTTAAGACGAAAAGATGGATCGCGGATGAGTTGAATCATAAAAATAATTGCTCCCAGAAGAAGTATAGGGAAAAAGGAGACGTCGATGACCTTTGTAAACAACAAAATCGGAACAATCAAAAAAATTACCAGGAACTCTGTTATCCTGAGAATGCGTTTGCGGTAAAATGAAATGAATCCTCTCATAAGTGAATATTGTAACGTGGATTATTGAAGGGGGTACTATTATATACGTTACAATGAGAGATATAGTTCA
This Prolixibacter sp. NT017 DNA region includes the following protein-coding sequences:
- a CDS encoding phosphate-starvation-inducible PsiE family protein, which gives rise to MNQLIEKFERFVIWAMLLLLGIVVIVSVFEFAVLIFKVIFIEPHENAIAFDINHLDSVFGLFFSILIGLELFETVKVYLKDNIFHAEIILLVAIIAVARKVVLLDYSDTKGLTMLGIGFIILSLATGYYLLKKGNRIKNGKKDV
- a CDS encoding type II CAAX prenyl endopeptidase Rce1 family protein — translated: MRGFISFYRKRILRITEFLVIFLIVPILLFTKVIDVSFFPILLLGAIIFMIQLIRDPSFRLKRLWNWGKARKSIGRILLYFVPVALLMTLVVYFWEPDHLFYLPRNHPWLWLGLLVSYPLFSVIPQNIAFRAFFVHRYRKLFQSNSTIILASATMFAFGHIIFHNWLAVVLTFIGGILFTKRYIETKSLVASIIEHSLYGVWLFTCGLGVFFTEQVV
- a CDS encoding TIGR00725 family protein — encoded protein: MKTIIGIMGPGESAGKEVCAFAEATGAALAKAGYVVLSGGRAEGVMQAAMKGAAKAGGLTVGILPGSDKKGMSEYVEIPVFTGIGHARNAVNVLSSEVVVAIGLGPGTSSEVSMAIKMKKPVILACMDEPDVQFFSRLGEVVAAGTPEDIVTFIRYKCNQNAHI